From a region of the Streptacidiphilus albus JL83 genome:
- a CDS encoding sensor histidine kinase yields MSGRRPSRTAVDWLLCLLTALLTASGSVDRLVGWMPHATIVPLAACQGLFLLPRRRAPLASLTATTLLAAFMISVGCAAGAAGFGVYGAAYAVAVYAGDGEGAERAQALRGASAAAASAAVIMVASTTPGSRSLPVSWGTAVLGLLVASAWILGYAIRTRRAYIAELKDRAARLEAAQGERAARAVADERLRIARELHDVIGHSITLVTIQAEAAARSLRTDPDAVPGFLATISASSREALAEMRHVLAVLRPDARAELSPQPGLDGLADLVARLDAGGLRTRLDLEPLELPPGIGLAVYRIVQEALTNVLKHAGTGARAGVTVARCAGSVRVSVHDDGAGPKGPVSSAAHGIVGMRERAGVYGGTLRTGAGPTGGFEVEAWIPLPEEVP; encoded by the coding sequence GTGAGCGGGCGCCGGCCGTCGCGGACCGCCGTGGACTGGCTGCTGTGCCTGCTCACGGCGCTGCTCACCGCGTCCGGATCCGTGGACCGGCTGGTCGGCTGGATGCCGCACGCGACGATCGTGCCGCTGGCCGCCTGCCAGGGACTGTTCCTGCTGCCGCGACGGCGGGCGCCGCTCGCCTCGCTCACCGCCACGACGCTGCTGGCCGCGTTCATGATCTCCGTCGGCTGTGCGGCCGGCGCCGCCGGCTTCGGCGTCTACGGCGCGGCCTACGCCGTCGCCGTGTACGCGGGCGACGGGGAGGGCGCGGAACGTGCCCAGGCGCTGCGAGGCGCGTCGGCGGCGGCAGCCTCGGCGGCGGTGATCATGGTGGCGAGCACGACGCCGGGCTCGCGCAGCCTGCCTGTGTCCTGGGGCACGGCCGTCCTCGGACTGCTGGTCGCCTCCGCCTGGATCCTCGGGTACGCGATCCGCACCCGCCGCGCGTACATCGCCGAACTCAAGGACCGCGCCGCCCGGCTGGAGGCGGCGCAGGGCGAGCGCGCGGCGCGCGCCGTCGCGGACGAACGGCTGCGGATCGCGCGCGAGTTGCACGACGTCATCGGCCACTCGATCACCCTCGTCACCATCCAGGCGGAGGCGGCGGCACGCTCGCTGCGTACCGATCCGGACGCGGTGCCGGGCTTCCTGGCCACGATCTCGGCCAGCAGCCGGGAGGCCCTCGCCGAGATGCGGCACGTGCTGGCCGTCCTCCGCCCGGACGCCCGGGCCGAGCTCAGCCCGCAGCCCGGACTCGACGGGCTGGCCGACCTCGTCGCGCGGCTGGACGCCGGCGGACTGCGGACGCGGCTGGACCTGGAGCCGCTGGAACTCCCGCCGGGGATCGGGCTGGCGGTGTACCGAATCGTGCAGGAGGCGCTGACCAATGTGCTCAAGCACGCGGGCACCGGCGCCCGGGCCGGTGTCACCGTCGCCCGGTGCGCAGGGTCGGTCAGGGTATCGGTGCACGACGACGGCGCAGGCCCCAAGGGCCCGGTGTCGAGCGCGGCACACGGGATCGTCGGCATGCGCGAGCGCGCAGGCGTCTACGGCGGGACACTGCGCACCGGCGCCGGGCCCACCGGGGGCTTCGAGGTCGAGGCCTGGATCCCGCTGCCCGAGGAGGTGCCGTGA
- a CDS encoding ABC transporter permease, whose product MLSAEWIKLRSLRSVPVTLVLAAVFCIGLADLVCSNYAANWSAFSAAKRAAFDPLDVNFGFVQIGAVFFGALGALVVTNEYGNGLIRATFAATPQRVLVLAAKAALLGLVALSGSAAICGAAFLTGQGELSGRVPSVGPGAPGVLAHVVGAVLYLTAAGLIGLLIGVLARGSALAVSGVFGVLLVLPTMVDSLPQGAVWRHTVPYLPSNLGAALWHTHSGGLVAPTTAAILLPVYLVVLGAAAVARLRGTDA is encoded by the coding sequence GTGCTGAGCGCTGAATGGATCAAGCTGCGGTCGCTGCGGTCGGTGCCGGTGACACTGGTCCTGGCTGCGGTCTTCTGCATCGGCCTGGCGGACCTGGTCTGTTCGAACTACGCCGCGAACTGGTCGGCGTTCAGTGCCGCGAAGCGGGCCGCCTTCGACCCGCTCGACGTCAACTTCGGCTTCGTGCAGATCGGGGCGGTGTTCTTCGGGGCGCTGGGCGCGCTGGTGGTCACCAACGAGTACGGCAACGGCCTGATCCGGGCCACCTTCGCGGCGACGCCGCAGCGGGTGCTGGTCCTGGCAGCCAAGGCGGCCCTGCTCGGCCTGGTCGCCCTGTCCGGGTCGGCCGCCATCTGCGGCGCGGCCTTCCTCACCGGCCAGGGCGAACTCTCCGGCCGGGTGCCGAGCGTGGGTCCGGGCGCTCCGGGCGTGCTCGCCCATGTCGTCGGGGCCGTCCTCTACCTGACCGCGGCCGGCCTGATCGGGCTGCTCATCGGCGTCCTGGCCCGCGGCTCGGCGCTCGCCGTGTCCGGCGTGTTCGGGGTCCTGCTGGTGCTCCCGACCATGGTCGACAGTCTTCCGCAGGGGGCGGTGTGGCGGCACACCGTCCCGTACCTGCCGTCCAATCTCGGCGCCGCGCTCTGGCACACCCACAGCGGCGGTCTGGTCGCTCCGACCACCGCCGCGATCCTGCTGCCGGTCTACCTGGTCGTCCTGGGCGCGGCCGCCGTGGCCCGACTGCGCGGCACGGATGCCTGA
- a CDS encoding ABC transporter ATP-binding protein — MIEARGLTKVYGGRTAVDGIDFRVEPGLVTGFLGPNGAGKSTTMRMVLGLDLPSAGSVTVDGRRYQGTVWPLHEVGALLDARAVHPGRSAYNHLRSLAAANGIARGRVDEVLDLVGLASVARRRVGGFSLGMSQRLGIAGALLGDPGTLLFDEPVNGLDPDGILWIRTLMRKLAAEGRTVLVSSHLMSEMALTADHLLVIGRGRLLADTPLAELIARHSAERVEVRASDPQRMAADLRAAGAEVTVEPDGRLGVAGLDSVQIGELAAARGHVLHQLHDVTASLEEAYFRLTGASVEYRAPQPVAQESRAA; from the coding sequence GTGATCGAGGCGCGGGGACTGACGAAGGTCTACGGCGGCAGGACCGCGGTGGACGGGATCGACTTCCGGGTCGAGCCGGGGCTGGTCACCGGATTCCTCGGGCCGAACGGAGCCGGCAAGTCGACCACCATGCGGATGGTCCTCGGCCTCGACCTGCCGTCCGCCGGGTCGGTCACCGTGGACGGGCGCCGCTACCAGGGCACGGTCTGGCCGCTGCACGAGGTCGGCGCGCTGCTGGATGCGCGCGCCGTGCACCCCGGCCGGTCCGCCTACAACCATCTGCGCAGCCTGGCCGCCGCCAACGGGATCGCCCGGGGACGGGTCGACGAGGTGCTCGACCTGGTCGGGCTGGCGTCCGTGGCGCGGAGGCGGGTCGGCGGGTTCTCCTTGGGCATGTCGCAGCGGCTGGGCATCGCCGGGGCGCTGCTGGGCGATCCGGGCACGCTGCTGTTCGACGAACCGGTCAACGGCCTGGACCCGGACGGCATCCTGTGGATCAGGACGCTGATGCGGAAGCTGGCCGCCGAAGGCCGCACGGTCCTGGTCTCCAGCCATCTGATGAGCGAGATGGCGCTGACCGCCGACCACCTGCTCGTCATCGGACGCGGGCGGCTGCTGGCCGACACGCCGTTGGCGGAGCTGATCGCCCGGCACTCCGCCGAGCGGGTCGAGGTCCGTGCGTCCGACCCGCAGCGGATGGCCGCCGACCTGCGTGCCGCCGGGGCGGAGGTCACCGTGGAGCCGGACGGGAGACTGGGCGTCGCGGGGCTCGACTCGGTGCAGATCGGCGAACTGGCCGCCGCACGCGGCCATGTGCTGCACCAACTGCACGATGTGACAGCCTCTTTGGAGGAGGCCTACTTCCGGCTGACCGGTGCCAGCGTCGAGTACCGGGCTCCGCAGCCGGTGGCCCAAGAGAGCAGGGCGGCATGA
- a CDS encoding SGNH/GDSL hydrolase family protein has translation MANRDAPLQPKQDRTTPAVRRRRFRRALTTLPLAATLLLSACSDPHSRLVPTPEPHGPYVALGDSYTSGTGIPDQVGTPAGCGRSSRNYPALVARYLGLDADLVHDASCSGATIADLTGPQSTTGGANPAQLSALTAGTALVTVGIGGNDLDFTGILTRCIALDAIGALLDRLGRTTDEDAPCRAYYTADGTDRIQQRIRAASTRLAAALTRIHRLAPHARVYVVGYPDLLPATDGAACAHVLGVTTGDAAYLNSAEVRLNSALQQQATAAGDTYVDTYAASLGHDACSAAATRWIEPLIPTAGGAPLHPDAAGQQGAADAVERAITAGD, from the coding sequence ATGGCCAACCGCGACGCCCCGCTACAGCCGAAGCAGGACCGAACGACGCCTGCCGTTCGGCGCCGCCGGTTCCGCCGGGCGCTGACCACGCTGCCCCTGGCGGCCACACTGCTGCTGTCGGCCTGTTCGGACCCGCACTCCCGGCTCGTGCCGACACCGGAACCGCACGGCCCCTACGTCGCGCTCGGGGACTCCTACACCTCCGGAACCGGCATCCCCGACCAGGTGGGCACCCCGGCCGGATGCGGGCGTTCGAGCCGCAACTATCCCGCGCTCGTGGCCCGGTACCTCGGGCTCGACGCGGACCTGGTCCACGACGCCAGCTGCAGCGGCGCGACCATCGCCGACCTGACCGGGCCGCAGTCCACGACGGGCGGCGCCAACCCGGCCCAACTCTCCGCACTGACCGCCGGGACCGCACTGGTCACCGTCGGCATCGGCGGCAACGACCTCGACTTCACCGGCATCCTCACCCGCTGCATCGCCCTCGACGCGATCGGCGCCCTCCTCGACCGGCTGGGCCGCACCACCGACGAGGACGCGCCCTGCCGCGCGTACTACACGGCCGACGGCACCGACCGGATCCAACAGCGGATCCGGGCCGCCTCCACCCGGCTCGCCGCCGCGCTCACCCGCATCCACCGACTCGCCCCGCACGCCCGCGTCTACGTCGTCGGCTACCCCGACCTGCTGCCCGCCACCGACGGCGCCGCGTGCGCGCACGTCCTCGGCGTCACCACAGGCGACGCCGCCTACCTCAACAGCGCCGAGGTCCGGCTCAACAGCGCACTCCAGCAGCAGGCCACGGCCGCCGGAGACACCTATGTCGACACCTACGCCGCCTCCCTGGGCCACGACGCCTGCTCCGCCGCCGCCACCCGCTGGATCGAACCCCTGATCCCCACGGCGGGCGGTGCGCCGCTGCACCCCGACGCCGCCGGCCAACAGGGCGCCGCCGATGCCGTCGAACGCGCCATCACGGCGGGCGACTGA
- a CDS encoding LacI family DNA-binding transcriptional regulator has protein sequence MGTEARRRPTLDEVALRAGVSRSVASRVINDRDASRNAREAVHKAVRELGYVPNPTARALATQQAGSVLLAVSHDDPELFADPFFAQVIVGINAALEKTDLVLMLLLADTDHGRARLERVLRSRRADGIMLLNLHGDDPLYHLAQQLDLPVVLGGRPLRGEPAWYVDADNRGGARLATEHLIASGRRRIAAITGREDTQVGAARYQGYREAMAVAGLDHTRVEPADFTEAGGAQAMARLLDRRPDLDAVFAASDMMAAGALRTLTAAGRSVPGDVAVVGFDDLPFARRTDPPLTTVHQPVQDLGREMAKMLISLMAGEHPSPLILPTHLVLRASAP, from the coding sequence ATGGGCACAGAGGCCAGACGGCGTCCGACTCTGGACGAGGTCGCGTTGCGGGCGGGCGTCTCGCGTTCGGTGGCCTCCCGGGTGATCAACGACCGGGACGCCAGCCGCAATGCCCGTGAGGCGGTGCACAAGGCGGTGCGGGAACTGGGATACGTGCCCAATCCCACCGCCCGGGCGCTGGCCACCCAGCAGGCCGGGTCCGTGCTGCTCGCCGTCTCGCACGACGACCCGGAGCTCTTCGCGGATCCCTTCTTCGCCCAGGTGATCGTGGGAATCAACGCGGCACTGGAGAAGACCGACCTGGTGCTGATGCTGCTGCTGGCCGACACCGACCACGGCCGGGCGCGCCTGGAGCGCGTGCTGCGCTCCCGCCGCGCGGACGGCATCATGCTGCTCAACCTGCACGGCGACGACCCGCTGTACCACCTCGCACAGCAGCTCGACCTGCCCGTCGTCCTCGGCGGACGCCCCCTGCGCGGCGAACCCGCCTGGTACGTCGACGCCGACAACCGCGGCGGCGCCCGGCTGGCGACCGAGCACCTGATCGCCTCCGGACGCCGCAGGATCGCCGCCATCACCGGCCGCGAGGACACCCAGGTCGGGGCCGCCCGGTACCAGGGCTACCGGGAGGCCATGGCCGTGGCGGGGCTCGACCACACCCGCGTCGAACCCGCGGACTTCACCGAAGCCGGCGGCGCGCAGGCGATGGCCCGGTTGCTCGATCGGCGGCCCGATCTGGACGCGGTGTTCGCGGCATCGGACATGATGGCCGCAGGCGCCCTGCGCACGCTGACGGCCGCAGGCCGGTCGGTGCCCGGCGACGTCGCGGTCGTCGGTTTCGACGACCTGCCGTTCGCCCGGCGCACCGACCCCCCGCTGACCACCGTGCACCAGCCGGTCCAGGACCTGGGCCGGGAGATGGCCAAGATGCTGATCTCCCTGATGGCCGGCGAGCACCCCAGCCCGCTGATCCTCCCCACCCATCTGGTCCTGCGCGCCTCGGCCCCCTGA
- a CDS encoding glycoside hydrolase family 6 protein: MQRRLLALALLTASALTAVGLNGAPAAYAAGNPVGMTNGFYVDPGNSAAQWAAAHPTDGRTAAIESAIASQPSADWFTGSSGVIGTATGAYVGAAANAGKLPVLVAYNIPDRDVCAGQSSGGASSDAAYDSWIGAFAGGIAARPALVVLEPDAVADESCMTSAQISDRDGLLSNAITQFTDQAPNTWVYLDAGNPGWLSAATMAGYLNSAGLRQAHGFSLNVSNFYTTAQNVAYGNAVNADLSAWYGYTKPFVVDTSRNGNGSDGAWCNPAGAKLGAGDQQGGGAEMLLWIKTPGESDGDCGTSTSPAGQFDPQLAYDLVYGY, translated from the coding sequence ATGCAGAGACGCCTGCTCGCCCTTGCCCTGCTCACCGCGAGCGCCCTGACCGCCGTAGGTCTGAACGGTGCTCCGGCCGCCTACGCCGCCGGCAACCCGGTCGGCATGACCAACGGGTTCTACGTCGATCCCGGCAACAGCGCCGCGCAGTGGGCCGCGGCGCACCCGACCGACGGTCGCACCGCCGCCATCGAGTCCGCCATCGCCTCGCAGCCCTCGGCCGACTGGTTCACCGGGTCCAGCGGGGTGATCGGGACCGCCACCGGCGCCTACGTCGGGGCCGCGGCGAACGCCGGGAAGCTGCCGGTGCTGGTCGCGTACAACATCCCCGACCGCGATGTGTGCGCCGGCCAGTCCTCCGGCGGCGCTTCCTCCGACGCCGCCTACGACAGCTGGATCGGCGCCTTCGCAGGGGGCATCGCCGCCCGTCCGGCCCTGGTGGTGCTGGAACCGGACGCGGTCGCCGACGAGAGCTGCATGACCTCGGCCCAGATCAGCGACCGCGACGGCCTGCTGTCCAACGCCATCACCCAGTTCACCGACCAGGCCCCGAACACCTGGGTCTACCTGGACGCGGGCAACCCCGGCTGGCTGTCGGCCGCGACCATGGCCGGCTACCTCAACTCGGCCGGACTGCGCCAGGCGCACGGCTTCTCCCTCAACGTCTCCAACTTCTACACCACCGCCCAGAACGTCGCGTACGGCAACGCCGTCAACGCGGACCTCAGCGCCTGGTACGGCTACACCAAGCCCTTCGTCGTCGACACCAGCCGCAACGGCAACGGCTCCGACGGCGCCTGGTGCAACCCGGCCGGTGCCAAGCTCGGCGCCGGTGACCAGCAGGGCGGCGGCGCCGAGATGCTGCTGTGGATCAAGACGCCCGGTGAGTCGGACGGCGACTGCGGCACCAGCACCAGCCCCGCCGGCCAGTTCGACCCGCAGCTCGCCTACGACCTCGTCTACGGCTACTGA
- a CDS encoding glycoside hydrolase family 6 protein, whose product MPRKHHPLARALAALTLAALTLATAALAAAPAVAAADTAAAAAPAGGGRALPADTRFFTPPPASGSVQQIVRLARKGDLADAALLARMEATPQAVWLTGGTPAQVARQVRTTLAEAARERAVPVLVAYDIPGRDCAEYSAGGAADQTAYDAWISAVAKAIGNAHVVVIVEPDALGNMPSDCAVSGSGSYPFTDAQRIAEVGYAATALEAGPHTGVYLDGTNSHWQAVGNITQRLLEAGVQHTQGFFLNVSNYQSDAALTTYGTWVSDCIAMSTDPANWAYGKESDCAGQYYPATVDDPSTWALTTAWYQQNMGDAVADTHFVIDSSRNGQGANNMQTYAAAPYDQPSSVTSALFAGNWCNPSGAGLGLRPTADTGVPLLDAYLWIKTPGQSDGQCDSALGVRAWDYTAYTQPGWPTTAASQALFDPLWGIDDPAAGAWFPQQALQLAQKADPTLR is encoded by the coding sequence GTGCCCAGGAAACATCACCCGCTCGCCCGCGCGCTGGCCGCACTCACGCTGGCCGCACTCACGTTGGCCACCGCGGCGCTGGCCGCCGCACCGGCGGTGGCCGCGGCCGACACGGCCGCCGCTGCGGCCCCCGCCGGCGGTGGCCGCGCGCTGCCCGCCGACACCAGGTTCTTCACCCCGCCGCCCGCCTCCGGTTCGGTGCAGCAGATCGTCCGGCTCGCCAGGAAGGGCGACCTGGCGGACGCGGCCCTGCTCGCGAGGATGGAGGCGACCCCGCAGGCGGTCTGGCTCACCGGCGGCACCCCCGCCCAGGTCGCCCGCCAGGTCCGTACGACGCTGGCCGAGGCCGCGCGGGAACGCGCGGTGCCGGTCCTGGTGGCCTACGACATCCCCGGGCGCGACTGCGCCGAGTACTCCGCGGGCGGCGCCGCGGACCAGACCGCCTACGACGCCTGGATCTCCGCCGTCGCCAAGGCCATCGGCAACGCCCACGTCGTGGTGATCGTCGAACCGGACGCCCTGGGCAACATGCCCTCCGACTGCGCCGTCTCCGGATCCGGCAGCTACCCCTTCACGGACGCCCAGCGCATCGCCGAGGTCGGCTACGCCGCCACCGCGCTGGAGGCCGGGCCGCACACCGGCGTCTACCTCGACGGCACCAACAGCCACTGGCAGGCCGTCGGCAACATCACCCAGCGCCTGCTGGAGGCCGGCGTCCAGCACACCCAGGGCTTCTTCCTCAACGTCTCCAACTACCAGAGCGACGCCGCGCTCACCACCTACGGCACCTGGGTCTCGGACTGCATCGCGATGAGCACCGACCCGGCCAACTGGGCCTACGGAAAGGAGAGCGACTGCGCCGGCCAGTACTACCCGGCGACCGTGGACGACCCCTCGACCTGGGCGCTGACCACCGCCTGGTACCAGCAGAACATGGGCGACGCGGTCGCCGACACCCACTTCGTGATCGACAGCAGCCGCAACGGCCAGGGGGCGAACAACATGCAGACGTACGCCGCCGCACCCTACGACCAGCCCTCCTCGGTGACGTCCGCGCTCTTCGCGGGCAACTGGTGCAACCCCTCCGGCGCCGGCCTGGGCCTGCGCCCGACCGCCGACACCGGCGTGCCGCTGCTCGACGCCTACTTGTGGATCAAGACGCCCGGACAGTCCGACGGGCAGTGCGACTCCGCACTCGGCGTACGCGCCTGGGACTACACCGCCTACACCCAGCCCGGATGGCCCACCACCGCCGCGAGTCAGGCCCTGTTCGACCCGCTGTGGGGCATCGACGACCCGGCCGCGGGAGCCTGGTTCCCGCAGCAGGCGCTGCAACTGGCGCAGAAGGCCGACCCGACCCTGCGTTGA
- a CDS encoding LysR family transcriptional regulator, translating to MYDPRQLQVLTEVARTGSYTAAAEALGYTQPAVSYQMRTLERSVGAPLTTRQGRGIRLTAAGQALARHAESVLAALRIAEDELASLITTGGGQVRLSAFQSGCVGLVPSALGALRRTHPELEVVLTQTECATSQRLVLTGEVDLAVMCDLDETSAGEHGVEPPDPRLHRVPLLTDRRCVLLPADHPAATSSAVALADLADEHWVLESSRPHFMAACQEAGFRPRIAATSDDQLTIHALVANRIGLAPMNELGVAAHTDPRVVARPLRGWPRRRIFALLWPDQTRVAPVAALLGALRSAGRALATVEPGLRVPPDR from the coding sequence ATGTACGATCCCCGACAGCTGCAGGTCCTCACCGAGGTGGCCCGGACCGGGAGCTACACCGCCGCAGCCGAAGCCCTCGGCTACACCCAGCCGGCGGTGAGCTACCAGATGCGCACCCTGGAACGGTCCGTGGGCGCCCCGCTGACCACCAGGCAAGGACGCGGCATCCGGCTCACCGCAGCGGGACAGGCGCTCGCCCGACACGCCGAGTCGGTACTGGCCGCACTGCGCATCGCAGAGGACGAGCTGGCATCGCTGATCACGACGGGAGGCGGCCAGGTCCGGCTGTCCGCGTTCCAGAGCGGATGCGTCGGGCTCGTACCCTCCGCGCTGGGCGCCCTGCGGCGCACCCACCCCGAACTGGAGGTGGTGCTGACGCAGACCGAGTGCGCGACTTCGCAACGGCTGGTGCTCACCGGAGAAGTCGACCTCGCCGTGATGTGCGACCTCGACGAGACGTCCGCCGGCGAGCACGGCGTGGAACCCCCGGACCCACGGCTGCACCGCGTCCCGCTGCTCACGGACCGGCGGTGCGTGCTGCTGCCCGCCGACCACCCCGCAGCCACCTCGTCCGCCGTCGCCCTGGCCGATCTCGCTGACGAGCACTGGGTCCTGGAGTCCAGCCGCCCCCACTTCATGGCGGCCTGCCAGGAAGCCGGGTTCCGCCCACGCATCGCCGCCACCTCGGACGACCAGTTGACCATCCACGCCCTGGTCGCCAACCGGATCGGGCTCGCCCCCATGAACGAGCTCGGCGTCGCCGCCCACACCGATCCCCGGGTGGTGGCACGGCCGCTGCGAGGGTGGCCGCGCCGGCGGATCTTCGCCCTGCTCTGGCCCGACCAGACCCGGGTCGCCCCGGTCGCGGCGCTGCTGGGCGCCCTGCGATCGGCGGGGCGGGCACTGGCCACCGTTGAGCCCGGCTTGCGGGTGCCGCCCGATCGCTGA
- a CDS encoding amino acid ABC transporter ATP-binding protein, which yields MPTESANEVLLRLTGVNKSFGAHRALHDIDLEVRSGEVVVLLGASGSGKSTLIRCVNRLETPDSGEISLDGVPVPVEGRELARIRSQVGMVFQSFNLFGHRTALQNITMAPVRVKGLTRARADERGRELLDRVGLADKADAYPSQLSGGQQQRVAIARALAMEPRLLLFDEPTSALDPEMIKEVIDVMAELAAEGMTMLVVTHEMGFARRAADRVVFLDAGRIVETAPPEEFFARPRTDRARDFLSKILSH from the coding sequence GTGCCCACAGAGTCCGCGAACGAGGTCCTGCTCCGGCTGACCGGCGTCAACAAGTCCTTCGGCGCGCACCGGGCGCTCCATGACATCGACCTGGAGGTCCGCTCGGGCGAGGTCGTGGTGCTGCTCGGCGCCTCCGGCTCAGGCAAGTCGACACTGATCCGCTGCGTCAACCGGCTGGAGACCCCGGACTCCGGGGAGATCAGCCTGGACGGCGTACCGGTGCCGGTGGAGGGGCGCGAACTGGCCCGGATCCGCTCGCAGGTGGGCATGGTCTTCCAGTCGTTCAACCTCTTCGGCCACCGGACCGCGCTGCAGAACATCACCATGGCTCCGGTCCGGGTGAAGGGTCTGACCCGGGCCCGGGCCGATGAACGGGGAAGGGAACTGCTCGACCGGGTCGGCCTGGCCGACAAGGCGGACGCCTATCCGTCGCAGCTGTCCGGAGGCCAGCAGCAACGGGTGGCGATCGCCCGGGCGTTGGCGATGGAACCCCGGTTGCTGCTCTTCGACGAGCCGACTTCGGCGCTCGACCCGGAGATGATCAAAGAGGTCATCGACGTGATGGCGGAGCTCGCCGCGGAGGGAATGACGATGCTCGTAGTCACGCACGAGATGGGCTTCGCACGCCGCGCCGCCGACCGGGTCGTCTTCCTGGACGCCGGCCGGATCGTGGAGACCGCCCCGCCCGAGGAGTTCTTCGCCCGCCCGCGCACCGACCGGGCCCGGGACTTCCTGTCCAAGATCCTCAGCCACTGA
- a CDS encoding glutamate ABC transporter substrate-binding protein: protein MRTTASRRTLTGVALAVTTAAVMTACSSGSSSSLPPAPGASSTAGGSGSLSYQQVIDAAPVAAASDIPAGSLMATIKARGELVEGGTDTSALFSLTDPVSGRTTGFDAGLAAMLAKYITGQPKVKLVQVQVATREALLQNGTVDAVFATYTITPKRATKVAFAGPYYSSGDAILVKKSDTSITDVADLNGKTVCTESSSTAAADIKKYAPSAKLVLFDQNSECVNAVEQGRADAYVLDQALLLGDAYSEPTKVKVVGQPFTAEPYGIGLPLNSPAMKTFVDDWLKKIEADGEWAKLWQATIGTTLGGPAPTPPVIGSAAGS, encoded by the coding sequence ATGAGAACGACCGCATCCCGGCGCACCCTGACCGGAGTGGCCCTGGCCGTCACCACCGCTGCGGTCATGACGGCCTGCAGCTCCGGCTCCTCGTCGTCACTGCCCCCCGCCCCCGGGGCCAGCAGCACTGCGGGCGGCAGCGGCAGCCTCTCCTACCAGCAGGTGATCGACGCAGCCCCGGTCGCCGCCGCCTCCGACATCCCGGCCGGCAGCCTGATGGCGACGATCAAAGCGCGCGGCGAACTCGTCGAGGGCGGTACCGACACCTCGGCGCTCTTCTCCCTCACCGACCCGGTGAGCGGTCGGACCACCGGCTTCGACGCGGGCCTCGCCGCCATGCTGGCCAAGTACATCACCGGCCAGCCCAAGGTGAAGCTGGTCCAGGTACAGGTCGCCACCCGTGAGGCCCTGCTGCAGAACGGCACGGTGGACGCCGTCTTCGCGACCTACACCATCACCCCCAAGCGGGCCACCAAGGTTGCCTTCGCCGGACCGTACTACTCCTCCGGCGACGCCATTCTGGTGAAGAAGTCGGACACCTCCATCACCGACGTCGCCGACCTCAACGGCAAGACCGTCTGCACCGAGTCCAGCTCCACGGCCGCGGCGGACATCAAGAAGTACGCGCCCTCCGCCAAGCTGGTCCTGTTCGACCAGAACTCCGAGTGCGTGAACGCAGTCGAGCAGGGCCGCGCGGACGCGTACGTGCTCGACCAGGCCCTGCTGCTCGGCGACGCCTACAGCGAGCCCACGAAGGTCAAGGTCGTCGGTCAGCCCTTCACCGCCGAGCCCTACGGCATCGGCCTGCCACTGAACTCGCCCGCGATGAAGACCTTCGTGGACGACTGGCTGAAGAAGATCGAGGCGGACGGCGAGTGGGCCAAGCTGTGGCAGGCCACCATCGGCACCACACTCGGCGGCCCGGCCCCGACCCCGCCCGTCATCGGCTCCGCAGCCGGCAGCTGA
- a CDS encoding amino acid ABC transporter permease: MEWSSLGHGLLLTLGLIGLAFTGALALGVLLAVCRISPVLPLRAAATAYVTVFRNVPLLVLLVLFTFGLPDVGLLVPLFANAVLAMALYWAAFVCEVVRSGVRTVPRGQVEAARALGLTFGQILGQVVLPQALRAMVQPLGNVFIGVALSSSLAAAAGVPEITTWYENQANLADAPITSFAVISAIYVAITLTAGLVAGRIERKLAIR; the protein is encoded by the coding sequence GTGGAGTGGAGTTCCCTGGGACACGGCCTGCTGCTGACGCTCGGGCTGATCGGGCTGGCGTTCACCGGAGCGCTGGCGCTCGGCGTGCTGCTGGCGGTCTGCCGGATCAGTCCGGTGCTGCCGCTGCGCGCCGCCGCCACCGCCTACGTCACGGTCTTCCGCAACGTGCCGCTGCTGGTGCTGCTGGTGCTGTTCACCTTCGGACTGCCCGATGTGGGCCTGCTCGTCCCGCTGTTCGCCAACGCCGTGCTGGCCATGGCGCTGTACTGGGCGGCATTCGTCTGCGAGGTGGTCCGCAGCGGCGTGCGTACCGTCCCACGCGGACAGGTCGAGGCGGCGCGAGCACTCGGGCTGACCTTCGGCCAGATCCTCGGCCAGGTGGTGCTGCCGCAGGCGCTGCGCGCCATGGTGCAGCCGCTGGGGAACGTCTTCATCGGAGTGGCGCTCTCCAGCTCGCTGGCCGCAGCCGCAGGAGTCCCTGAGATCACCACCTGGTACGAGAACCAGGCGAACCTGGCGGACGCCCCGATCACCTCCTTCGCTGTCATCTCGGCGATATACGTGGCCATCACCCTGACGGCCGGCCTGGTCGCCGGCCGCATCGAGCGGAAGTTGGCGATCCGGTGA